TCGTAAGCCGCGCGAGCTGCCTGCTCGACCTGCTCGTTGCCGAACATGCAGGAGTGATCGCCGCCGGTAAGCTTTCCGGCACTGGCTGCGTCGAAGAAATCATCGTCCGGCATGACGCGCTCGATCCCGTCGACGGCCAGGCTGAGACTCAGGCTCGGGCGCGCCGCGTCCCCGGCTGGCGGCGCCAGGGAAACGGCGTCGGGCCGAGCCGCGATGCACGCAGACATTGCCAGTGTGGCAATTACCATCGCCGGCAAAATCCTGAGCGACGTGCGCGTGCAATTTTTCAAAATTTCGCGTTTCATTTTCAACCAATCTCCCTGGCATCGTCCCGGGGCAGATTCAGCTCGCGGCCCACCAGACGGTAGGCGGCCTCGATGCCTACCGCCAGCCCAAGCAGCGCAGCGAGCGCCCAGAGTCGATCGGGCTTGCTCTGCAACGTATGCCATACGAGGGCCCCCAGGGCACTCAGGCAGGCCGCCGTTCCCAGAATGGAGACCCAGCAACGGCTGCCGGTCTCACGGTGGAGTCGCACGTTGGCGGCGTTGACCGCCGCAAAGATGAGAAGGAAACCCGCACTGCCCATCGTGGAAATGCTCTCAAGATGGCCGATATTGGCCAATAGCACCGAGAGAGTCGCGGTAATCAGCAGGCCCTCAATGTGCTTGTTCCACACCTTTTTCTCCAAAAACTCGGGCAGCTCACCTTCCTTGGCAATGGTGTAACTCAGCCGCACCGAACCATAGAGCGTGGCGTTGATCGCCGAGAAGGTCGACAGCAATGCCGCCACGGAGATGATGACGAAGCCTGCGTGCCCGAAAAATGGTTCTGCCGCCACGGCCAGCGCGTAGTCCTTGGCCTTCACGATCTTTGCAACAGGCAGTGAACCCACTGCGACTATCGCAATCAGCACATAAAGCACCAGTACGAACCCAACCGATGAATAGAACGCGCGCGGCAATGTTTTGGCCGGATTACGGAGATCCTCGGCCGAATTGGCGATCAGCTCGAATCCTTCATAGGCAACGAAAATCATCATGCCGCCGG
This Chrysiogenia bacterium DNA region includes the following protein-coding sequences:
- a CDS encoding APC family permease, producing the protein MDHSGQNKIGYWGAVSIGVGGMVGGGIFAVLGLAVQLAHGGTPIAFAIAGGVALLTSYSYAKLSVRFRSQGGTIIFLDRAFGVDLFTGTLNILLWLSYIVMLALYAYAFGSYGATFVAPDRYEETRHILITAGILVPAVINTLNAGIIGRTETYIVAIKVAILLLFVAAGLFGVSAASLEPAAWAPATSLVAGGMMIFVAYEGFELIANSAEDLRNPAKTLPRAFYSSVGFVLVLYVLIAIVAVGSLPVAKIVKAKDYALAVAAEPFFGHAGFVIISVAALLSTFSAINATLYGSVRLSYTIAKEGELPEFLEKKVWNKHIEGLLITATLSVLLANIGHLESISTMGSAGFLLIFAAVNAANVRLHRETGSRCWVSILGTAACLSALGALVWHTLQSKPDRLWALAALLGLAVGIEAAYRLVGRELNLPRDDAREIG